DNA from Vicia villosa cultivar HV-30 ecotype Madison, WI unplaced genomic scaffold, Vvil1.0 ctg.000345F_1_1, whole genome shotgun sequence:
ATGTCTTAAATATGTTTATAAGTGTCGGGTAGTTCTTAACTAACAAAGTATAGTTTAGTTAATCcatattaaaatgataaaatgatATTAGAGTTCAAGATCTATTAGTATGTCTATGATTAGGCAACTCAATTTATGATTTCGTTGTTCAGTCTTAGATGTGAATTGATGTGTTGAAAAATTCcgcattaaataaaatatgacatGAATAAATGATTACAAGTGGTGGATAGTTCTTAtcttataaatcaattttataaaattgaattaCACTCTAACCAATATTCATTTGACTACCTTTTATCAAGTCATTCAAGTCATGCTCTAAATGTCATATTTTAAAGTGGGAGTGTGTTGAGAAGTCATTCGTTATATAAAATATGATTTGAAGATGTGTTTATAAGTAGTGAGCAATCATCAATTAACATTCCGAGTTTGTAGGATTGAATAATATATAGGCTtaactgaaatgaaaaataatgaGTTGATTTGGCTAAAAAAATGAGACCAATAGACAAGCTTATATGCTTATATAGTTATAAGTATCTCAACAATTATGTCTTATTAGAATAGTAGCATTTATACTAATTTGCAGGTAAAAGTGAAGTGTGGAAATGCAGATGACACATTTGCATGATTGGTTCATTgagcttatcaaaaaaaaatttgagTCACTGATGATAAAATTCATAAGAGTTTCTTCAAGACTTTCCTTTACTTATAACTTATTAGATTTGACTTTATTAACATTGTGATGTAGAATGCAGTTATTGTGTTATACGTGGCTTGTGTCTCTTTTGTTGCTTGCTTCCTAGGTAAGCTTTCAATTTTGTTACTATTTTCAGTTTTAACTTCTCTTCAAACTTCtatatacaagtattaacaccaTACCATCTTTAGAGGGTTATTGTTGGACAAGAACAGGTGAAAGACAAGCTACAAGAATGAGAGCTAGGTACATGAAAGCAGTTCTAAGACAAGAAGTTGCATACTTTGATTTGCATGTTACAAGTACATCAGATGTCATCACTAATGTCTCTGCTGACAGCCTAGTAATTCAAGAAGTTCTAAGTGACAAGGtatcaaaaataaaacaaaaagtctAGCAAGTTATATGTTAGAGTTCTatgttttttctataaaaaaaactattaaagctCTATAATTATAATTGTGACATTAACAATTAGTTCATTTCTTCTAATCATGAAACCTATAGGTTCCAGATTTTTTGAAGAATATGTCTCGATTCATTGGGAGCTATATAGTGGCATTTATATCATTGTGGAGATTGGCCATTGTTGGATTCCCTTTTGTAGTTCTACTTGTTGTTCCTGGTTTCGTGTATAAGAGGACTTTGATGGGGTTGGCTAGAAAAATCAGACAAGAGTATAACCAAGCTGGTACAATAGTAGAACAAACAATATCCTCTATCAGAACTGTTTATTCTTTTGTAGGAGAAACCAAAACCATAGCTGCTTTCTCTGATGCTTTAGAAGGATCTGTGAAGTTGGGATTGAAACAAGGCTTAGCTAAAGGCTTAGTCATTGGAATCAATGGTCTTAGTTTTGCTATATGGGCTTTAATTGTCTATTATGGTAGCATATTAGTCATGTATCATGGTGCTAAAGGTGGTAATGTATTTGCTGTTGGAATATTATTTACAATTGGTGGAATGTAATTACCCTTATACTCTATCTCATTTCATTTAATTTTACTAGTAAAATTTAGTGCTTTTTTTGTTTATTGGTTTATTTTTCTTGTGTAACAGAGCTTTAGGAGCTAGTTTATCCAATGTGAGATACTTCACAGATGCAAGTGCTGCAGGCGAAAGAATAATGGAAGTGATAAAAAGAGTTCCTAAGATTGATTCAGAAAACATGGAAGGTGAAATTCTAGAGAAAGTGTCGGGGGAAGTTGAATTCAACCACGTTGAATTTGTGTATCCGTCAAGGCCAGAAAGTGTGATCTTAAATGATTTTTGCTTAAAAGTTCCATCAGGTAAAACAGTTGCATTAGTAGGAGGAAGTGGTTCGGGAAAATCGACTGTAATATCACTTTTGCAAAGGTTTTATGATCCAATTGGTGGAGAGATTCTTTTTGATGGAGTTGCTATTCATAAGTTGCAACTCAAATGGCTTAGATCTCAAATGGGATTGGTGAGTCAAGAACCTGCTTTGTTTGCAACAAGTATTAAAGAGAATATACTTTTTGGAAGAGAGGACGCTACATATGAAGATGTCGTTGATGCTGCTAAAGCTTCTAATGCTCATAATTTCATTTCAATATTGCCACAAGGATATGATACTCAGGTTAGTGCTAATTGCTTTTGTCATTATGCTATGAACCAAACATAATTAAGTGGAACTTTACTAttctaataaaataatgaaagatTAAAGATATGATTCTAAATTGTAGCTGTAGTTATGAAGTTTATTTTTTGACTAGTCATATTCATTAATAATGTGGAATTACTTATGAAAATCTGACACTACTAAATCAACTTTAAGCTACTTAATCAACACAAACAAGATGCCTATACGTAACATGATCATTCAAAGATTTCTATTGTTCAACTTTTGGCAAGTGCTATCATATCATATTCATCCACTTTAAGCAACTTAATCAACACAAACAAGTAGAAACGTGTTATTCAAGCATGCTCCTACTCCAATAATTGTATATACTAGGTACTATATAATAACCCAAAATGGTTTTTGGACATTTtaacttaaaatttatttttaattacttgAACAATAGTTCTATATACTAATAAAGGAAGTGTAATTTGCAAGTAGTTCTAAAAACCATATCTGTTTCCATTGAAGATGCTATTATAAAACTTAAACTATATTAGATAATGCTAACATAATCAATGACAAAGATATCATGAAGAGCAtgaataattatgttttaatgatATTCTTCATGATGTGAAATCTATTATAATAATTCCATAAAATAGAAAGCCCACTAATATGGTGGTCCAAGTACATGAAGCACAAGCACCTTATCTTTTCCTGTCAAATTGCATGAATCAAACTAATTCCACTAAATTAGAGAATTGTGTTAGGTTAAATAAACAGTTTATATGGTGCCGAAAATCTGTTCCACAAACTGTCCATGAGAAGCAAGAACAAATCTTGTGTTCTTTCAACAACTACAAACTGCATATAGCCCGGAAATTATGTAACATATTCTACGCAATATATAGTTTCCAGTTAACTTGATGTCCAAATACATGTTCATAGCAGTATTACAGTTAATTGGTGTTTAAGTGGCCCatcattcaaataaataaatatgtgaaaacTTATCCAATTAAAATATACTATTAAGTTCAATTATAGAGTTTCTTCTAATATGTTCTTCAAAAAACCTCAAGCAAAAGCTTATTTCAAAATTGAAACAACTAATCTGAGTTTCAATGATTTTCATTGGGTTTTTCTCACGCTCCATACATTTTCACCGTGGGTTTCTTGAACCCACCAAACACATGCTGAGGAAAGAACTAAATTACGTCCTTCTAGGCTTCAAAAACAAAACTCACGAGTTTAATTGTATGCTTACTTACTTGTATGCTTTCTTAAGATGTTAATTGTATGCTTACTTGCAGGTTGGGGAGAGGGGAATACAAATGTCAGGAGGACAAAAGCAGAGGATTGCCATCGCAAGAGCCATAATAAAAATGCCAAGAATTCTATTGCTAGATGAAGCAACAAGTGCACTCGATTCTGAATCCGAACGAGTCGTCCAACAAGCTTTAGACAAAGCTGTGGTTGGACGCACCACCATCATCATCGCTCACCGCTTATCCACCATCCAAAATGCAGACATCATTGCATTTGTTCAAAATGGTAGAATCGTAGAAACGGGATCTCACGAGAGCCTCATTCAAAACGACAATTCACTTTACACTTCCCTTGTTCGTCtccaacaaaccaaaaatgaccAAAATGACGATACTCCATCTATCATTAGTATAGATCACATGCAAAACACAAATAGTTATAGACTCGCGACTCATTCTAGCTCCTTCGACTCAATAACACATGGTAGTGGTGGTGGTGATATTGTTAACGATAAAAATGTTGTAGGAGATATCGTTAATAATGTAGAggtatttaataataataataatgaaaagagggagaagaaggagaaggTAAAGGTTCCTTCATTTCGAAGGTTGTTGGCGATGAATTTGCCAGAGTGGAAGCATGTGAGTTTGGGGTGTTTGAACGCGATTTTATTGGGTGCTGTTCAACCTGTGTATGCATTTTCAACAGGGTCAGCTGCATCAATTTATTTTCTGGAGGACCATGATGAGATCAAGAAGCAAATTAGGATCTATGCATTTTGTTTTCTAGGGTTGGCTTTGTCGACAATGGTTTTTAATGTGCTTCAACATTATAGCTTTGCTTACATGGGAGAGTACTTGACTAAGAGGGTTAGAGaaagaatgttttcaaagatACTCACTTTTGAAGTTGGTTGGTTTGATGAGGATCAAAATTCTACAGGTGCTGTTTGCTCCAGACTTGCCGTAGAAGCCAATCTGGTATGTtctcaattatttaaaaaatttgcatGTTATGTTAtagttatataataaaaaaactatatatattaagaaaacagacataaaatgttttaattttcttttcaaattaataATACAGGTAAGATCGTTGGTGGGGGATAGATTGTCACTAATGATACAAACTATATCAGCAGTGGCAGTAACATTTACAATGGGCCTAATCATTACTTGGAGACTATCCATTGTTATGCTAGCAGTTCAGCCAATTAGCATAATATGTTTCTACGTAAGGTGTGCCCTTCTAAATAACATGTCAAGCAAAGCCATTAAGGCCCAAGATGAAAGTAGCAAAATAGCTGCTGAAGCTGTTACAAATCTAAGAACCATCACGTCTTTTTCATCACAAAATAGAATCCTTAAAATGCTTGAAAAATCCCAAGAAGGCCCAAGTCATGAAAGTATTAGGCAATCATGGTTTGCAGGCATTGGGCTTGCATGTTCACAAAGCATCATTTTTTGCACTAGGGCCTTAAACTTTTGGTATGGAGGAAAACTTGTGTCACAAGGAtatataacaaaaaatgctttttttGAGACTACTATGATTTGGATAAGCACTGGAAAAGTTATTGCTGAGGCTGCTAGTAGCATGACTAATGATTTTGCTAAAGGTTCCAGTGCCGTTGGATCAATTTTCGCAATCCTTGATAGGTATACAAAAATTGAGCCAGATGATATAGATGGTTACAAGGTTGAAAAATTAATAGGAGAAATTGAACTTCATGATGTACATTTTGCATATCCGGCTAGGCCTAGTATGATGATCTTTCAAGGGTTCTCTATTAAAATTGACGCCGGAAAATCAACAGCATTGGTCGGGGAAAGTGGTTCAGGAAAATCAACAATCATAGGACTAATTGAGAGATTCTATGATTCTTTGAAAGGGACGGTGACAATAGATGGTAGAGACATAAAGTCTTATAATCTAAGATCATTAAGGAAACACATTGCACTTGTGAGTCAAGAACCAACATTGTTTGGTGGTACCATAAGGGACAATATAGCATATGGAGCATATGATGATAAAGTTGATGAAAGTGAGATCATTGAGGCTGCAAAGGTTGCAAAGGCACATGATTTCATATCAAGCTTAAAAGATGGTTATGAGACATGGTGTGGTGATAAAGGAGTTCAACTTAGTGGTGGTCAAAAACAAAGAATTGCAATAGCCAGAGCTATATTGAAGAATCCAGAGGTGTTACTTTTGGATGAAGCAACAAGTGCACTTGATAGTCAATCAGAGAAATTAGTGCAGGATGCTTTAGAAAGGGTTATGGTTGGAAGGACAAGTGTGGTTGTGGCTCATAGGTTGAGCACTATACAAAACTGTGATTTGATTGCTGTTTTGGATAAGGGAAGTGTTGTTGAGAAAGGAACACATTCATCTTTGTTGGCTAAGGGACCAAGTGGAGCTTATTACTCTTTGGTGAGTTTACAAACAAGACCACCCAACACAATTGTTGATTCTTCACATGAAATCAACTAAAAAACAATATCAAGTTTCAATGTTTAAGGGAGAAGTTACAAAATAGAATTGATGATGGAGTTGTTGTTCGGTCATAAATGTATCTATATAACTAATTACCTATGGATGTAGAACAATTGACGTAGAATGTTTCCTATCAACTTGAAGTAAAATTTTATTTCTCCTATGATTACTAATGTTGACTTCAAATCTGCATCAAAATTATCATTAGTGATTTCCTTTTTGTCATTTGCACATAAGTTATCAATTTTGGTATGAGCATGGACACCAGAAACACGACACTAGCACCGACACGTCGCcatcaataataatttaaaaaaataaattaattaaatataatcacaAGTGTCTGTGTCGTGTCAGAGACACCGACACTAACACACCTTTTTGGTTGTATGAAATAGGTCACTAACTAACTTAAACATATAAGAGTTGATACTTTGAAAATAAGCATAAACAATCCAAGCCAAAATATAATTGTAGATGTTCAAAACAATTTAATTACATCAAACTCAGTTCAAAATATCAAGATCACAAACATAGAATAATTCAATTTTTTctcaattttcaaaattggaaTGTAGGATTTACTAATGATAACAACCATAAACATTCACGCAAACTCAACGAAGAACAATCACAGTGTTTACCTCCAAACAGTTCTGTAGCGCCTCTGAGTGAATCACGAGCAGGGAAAGGTTTTCGCGCAACGAATTGCAGTGATCTCGCGGGTGCCGTAGAAGGTCGCGGTGGTGATCGTATGTACCGTCTCGGCGGTGACACATCGGTCGTCGTCGCAGATTGCAGCGGTGGTAGCCAGTAATCGCAGTGGAGGCCACGCACAGGAAATAGGAATTTGTGTtatgatttttctttttctttttaattgttgAAAAAAATAGGAATTTTTAAATAAACAGATGTATGATAATCTtgatttgtatattttttaaaattaatttttagtttattttctattttctgtgTCAAATGTTacattacttaaaaaaaaaaaaatattattgtaaaCTTAATTATGATCTCTAATTAACATTATATAtaccatttttaaaatataacattTTAATATAATGGTGAATTTTTCAATATAATGGTGAAAAACACCCATAAAATGATGTCTtgtaaaaactttaaaatattaatgTTGAAATATGTAGTAGTTTATTTTTGTTGagtctttgtttttatttttttaagaatcagtaaaatattgaataattaatatagatATTATAAATTATTGCATGATTATGTTTATTACTCAAAACATAATTACGAAAATTGTGATTTTATTGCTTTTAAAAGTTAAACTAAAAACTCAACTTTCTTTTGCTGGTGATTTATTGTTATTTGCTAGAGGTGATGTTAGATCTGCAGAGTTCATGATGAATACCTTCAAGTGTTTTTCCTCGTTAATTGGCTTGAAAGTGAATTCGGGTAAATGTAGGATTTATTTTTATGGTGTGCAAGATAATGTTAAGCGGGACATCAAAATATTGATCACTTTCATGGTGGGACCTCTACCCTTTAAGTATTTGAGTCTGCCTTTGACTTGAAAGAAGCTAGCTATCAACCACTGCCTTTGACTTGAAAGAAGCTAGCTATCAACCATTACATGAGTCTTGTGGATAGGATTGTGAGCAGAACAAAGCATTAAAGTACTAAACTCCTTAACTATGCAGGAAGAGTTCAACTTGTTCGGAGTATATCCTTGACCATTGGTAACTATTGGTTACAATGTTTCTCCATTCCAAAATATGTGATTAGGAGAATTGATGTTGTTTGTAGAACTTTCATATGGAACGGTGGATCTCAAATCATTAGGAAAAGTTTTGTTacttgaagaaaaaaattgtgcAGCCCCGAGAAATATGGAGGCCTAAACTTAATTGATCTTGGAATTTGGAATAAGGTTATAATGATGAAGCTATTGTAGAATTTGAGTAGAAAATATATTGCAGCAAAGAGAGCAAGTTGTTGATGTGCAGATTGTTTGGGATTATATGCAGCAGTTGCAGAAATTCAGGATGAAGTAAATGTATAAGAGCCTGCGTAGGATGATCAAAAGGTTCTTTGGTATAATTTGTTTTATTGTAACAATGTGCAACCTAGATCTCTGATGACATTATGGCTAGCTTGCGACCAAAGATAGATTACATAAGATTGGTGTAGCGGATACCATAAGTTGTTGCTTATGTGCAAATGATGAGTCCATAAACTATTTTCTATTTAAATGTACGGAGTTAGTTCTGGATTGGATCCAAGTCAAGCTCAAACCCAAGGCTTGGGGGAAGAGTTAAGTTGGATCATAAAGACAACAATTTTGTAATTGATTCAAGTTTGCCTTTCAACATCAGTTCCCCCGCACAACTCATAAATTCCATTGTGGGGTTGTTcacaaaatggaaaaaaaattgcatatcatagttcGATCAATGAAGACGATACTTCGAGCAAAATATAAATTTGGTTTCATCCATGAAACAATAACAAAACTAGGAAATAAGACAATGAATTACACCAATTGAGAGAGAGCATACTCATTGGTGATGGCATGAATCATCAATGTCATTGATCTGAAGTTGCATATCAACACCGATGAGGGAAATCTGGCTTGATTTCGAAGAATATTTTGCAAATACCAATGCTCATATGATTCATCAAATATGGGAATTATATGCTCAATGCAAAAAAATGACGATTTAAGTGTGACTCAATTTTATAGGTTTTTTGGATGAACTAAACGGGCTTTAACTGTTTTCAAAATGCACATGTGGTGTATCGAATGGATTGAtgcaaggagaagaagaaggacaATGATTTCACCTCTTCCTTGAAAGTTTTGACAATGAATATTAATGCAGTCATGTCAAAGCAAACATCCTTAATTTTGATCCATTGCATCGGCCAAGAAGAGACTTCAATCATGTCTTGAGAGAATAGGCATAATTAGTTGTcgttagaaaaaaaaaaacaacatatcaGAACTAGGAACTCCCATTCACTCGTCAAGGAATCGACAAAAGAGAATGGATATTCTAAATTCAAGTGTGATCATtgtgaaaatattatatttatatctcaattattatttttattgatgaataatattatttactctCAATCATATCTTAATAAATTTGATCCATAAATAATATCTCATTTATCTGTATTAATTTCACATATTATTTTTACTATTCAATTTATAATCATTCAAAATTTATCTATTTGTTTTATAATCATATTTAACGTCTCTTCTTATCAGAACCTTCTTATTTGCGAATTAGACACattttttacatttgtttttgcatgaatattctttttaattgattaacacttctattttattatttttctgtactatgacaaaaatatttaaatatctttttattttattttatctcttACTAAATTATTCAATAATTGCTTtaacttttagtttttttttctctatatCCTTTTTCCATCAGTCAAACAAAGGAGTGATTAATTTGTCATGGtttatttttctcaataattGAAGGttgcttttatattttttctataattaaaaTAGATCTCCACTATAAGCTTTATGATTTTTGTAGGGATTAAAGTAGATTTTTACTTTCATTTTGATCATAACATTTTAGTCTATTTATTATATATCACTCCAAAAGCATAGTTAAATTccatgtattattttaaaaaatatgtgtttatttttgttgattttaaaagtatttttaataaaattgttgTTATTTTGGTTATTGTTTAAGAATTTCACTTTTGAGGTGTTTTTtattatcaaaaatatatttgatatgaattttttgaagagttttatagatttttgttataaatattaaaaatatattaactaaATATTAAAGAcacgttttataaaaaaaatatatatgtttttccttcaaaattctcaaaatccattcaaaatttcattaaaatatgttgacttttgaaaaatatgttttttttaaaaagttttgaGAAATTTTAATTGAATATCAACAAATTTTGTTTgtcctaaaaaaacaaaaattatgattaatttttacaaattatttgagttttataaatttttttgataaaataacaaaaaaaaatttaatatatgaaAAAGAGTAAAATTCTTTTATCATAAAGTTTACTTTAGTCCACATGGACTCTAAAATTTATATCtagttaaaataatattaagatgtcataaaataataatagaaaaactTCCCTTtactaaatatatttttcattttcatgttaaaaatatatatttttcattttcatgttaaaaaaaaactttattttattttatttttaattttcatgttaaaaaaaaactttattttattttatttttcctctcCTAGTCTCGTTTGTTTCCATAACCTTAATCAGATTCTATGTTAAATTCATGTTATCGGCATATACTAGGTATCTTATTTCGCTACTGTCACTGCAACCGTGCATCTTAAGTTAGAACGGTACAAAAAGCACACAAAGACATTGTTAAATCTTAAACACTAGAATTCAATTCGATTCAATCCAGCATTATTGTAAAGTTTGAATTTTTAGTTCAAAGATCTGAGCTTTGTTCATGGATAGTTCAGAGAAGGTTGTTGCTGTGATTATGGTGGGTGGACCCACCAAAGGTATTGGATTTCTTTGCTTGTTTTCTGATCCAATTTCAAGTCTTTTTCTTATTTGAGGTTTTGGGGTTTCATCTTttttgttgaattgttattgCAGGAACTAGATTTCGACCTCTTTCCTTCAATACTCCAAAACCCCTTTTCCCTTTGGCTGGACAGCCAATGGTTCATCATCCTATTTCTGCTTGTAAAAgggtttgcttcttttttctctcTTCGATTTTCATTCACAGTGTTGTTCATTACATTGAGAAAACTAAAAGGGGCTTTGAATTTCAATGTTGACTACTTGCATACTTTACAATTCACCTTATAATGGATAATCTGATGTATATAAAAAATAGGGTTGAATATGATTTTAAACCTTTGAATGTGCTAGTTAGACCTTGTTTGGATATACAACTTAGCGtatgtatattaaaaaaatagggttaaatGTGATTGTAGAGCCTTTGAATGTGTTAGTTAGACCTTGTTTGGATATACAACATAATTAGGCGCTTATGCTATTAGTGCTTATGATATACTCCCTctggccttatttataagcaaagattct
Protein-coding regions in this window:
- the LOC131627040 gene encoding ABC transporter B family member 15-like, which encodes MGGEDQKNVSFVKTKKTNNASFRSIFMHADILDWFFMVFGSLGAISDGTMVPVVVFITGQIMNSMGGFSGSSISNFVHSINENAVIVLYVACVSFVACFLEGYCWTRTGERQATRMRARYMKAVLRQEVAYFDLHVTSTSDVITNVSADSLVIQEVLSDKVPDFLKNMSRFIGSYIVAFISLWRLAIVGFPFVVLLVVPGFVYKRTLMGLARKIRQEYNQAGTIVEQTISSIRTVYSFVGETKTIAAFSDALEGSVKLGLKQGLAKGLVIGINGLSFAIWALIVYYGSILVMYHGAKGGNVFAVGILFTIGGIALGASLSNVRYFTDASAAGERIMEVIKRVPKIDSENMEGEILEKVSGEVEFNHVEFVYPSRPESVILNDFCLKVPSGKTVALVGGSGSGKSTVISLLQRFYDPIGGEILFDGVAIHKLQLKWLRSQMGLVSQEPALFATSIKENILFGREDATYEDVVDAAKASNAHNFISILPQGYDTQVGERGIQMSGGQKQRIAIARAIIKMPRILLLDEATSALDSESERVVQQALDKAVVGRTTIIIAHRLSTIQNADIIAFVQNGRIVETGSHESLIQNDNSLYTSLVRLQQTKNDQNDDTPSIISIDHMQNTNSYRLATHSSSFDSITHGSGGGDIVNDKNVVGDIVNNVEVFNNNNNEKREKKEKVKVPSFRRLLAMNLPEWKHVSLGCLNAILLGAVQPVYAFSTGSAASIYFLEDHDEIKKQIRIYAFCFLGLALSTMVFNVLQHYSFAYMGEYLTKRVRERMFSKILTFEVGWFDEDQNSTGAVCSRLAVEANLVRSLVGDRLSLMIQTISAVAVTFTMGLIITWRLSIVMLAVQPISIICFYVRCALLNNMSSKAIKAQDESSKIAAEAVTNLRTITSFSSQNRILKMLEKSQEGPSHESIRQSWFAGIGLACSQSIIFCTRALNFWYGGKLVSQGYITKNAFFETTMIWISTGKVIAEAASSMTNDFAKGSSAVGSIFAILDRYTKIEPDDIDGYKVEKLIGEIELHDVHFAYPARPSMMIFQGFSIKIDAGKSTALVGESGSGKSTIIGLIERFYDSLKGTVTIDGRDIKSYNLRSLRKHIALVSQEPTLFGGTIRDNIAYGAYDDKVDESEIIEAAKVAKAHDFISSLKDGYETWCGDKGVQLSGGQKQRIAIARAILKNPEVLLLDEATSALDSQSEKLVQDALERVMVGRTSVVVAHRLSTIQNCDLIAVLDKGSVVEKGTHSSLLAKGPSGAYYSLVSLQTRPPNTIVDSSHEIN